CGCGTACAACATCATCCTGATTCCGGTCGCGGCGGGCGTCCTGTACCCGGCCTTCGGCATTCTGCTCAGCCCGGTCCTCGCGGCGGCGGCGATGGGCTTTTCCAGCGTCTTTGTCCTCAGCAACGCCCTGCGGCTGCGCGGCTTCCAGCCACCCGTGGAGCCCGACGCCGTTGCCGTCCCGTCACCGACCACCGCCCACGCCTGAAGCCCCCGGCGCGGGGAGCCGCACGCTTCCCGCGCTTCAACCATGACCAAGCTCAACGTCGGCCCCTACGTCGCTTCCCTGAAGACCAGCCCCGGAACCTGTTGGGCCAGGCCCCCCTTTCACGGGGGTCTTCCTGTTCAGGCCAGGGGCAGGGTGAAGGTGAACGTGCTGCCGCCCTCGCCCGAAGTGACCCTGACCGTGCCGCCCATCTGCTCCACCAGGCCGCGGGCGATGGTCAGGCCGACGCCGCTCCCCTCGCCGCGCGTCCGGGCCGGGTCCACCCGGTAGAAGCGCTCGAAAATCCGTTCCAGGTGGTCAGCGGGGATGCCGCTCCCGGTGTCCTCGACGCTGAACCCGACCTGCCCGCCAACCTCCTGCACCGCCAGCGTGACCCGGCCACCCGGCGGCGTGTGGCGCAGGGCGTTGGACAGCAGGTTGGACAGCACCTGCAAGGCCCGCTCGAAGTCCGCCCGGACTTGCAAGTCGTCCGGTGGGTTCTGGGCCATCAGCGTGACCCCGCGCTCCGCGTAGGCGTCCCCGAAGCGCTCCAGGGCCGCGGTGAGCAGACTCCGCGCACTGAAGATCGTCGGGTGCAGATCCACCCGGCCCGCCTCGATCCGGGACACCAGGCTCAGGTCGCTGGCGAGGCGCTCCATGGCACGCACCTCCCGCCGGATGGCTGGCGCGGCCTGCTCCGGCAACATCACGCCGTCGGTGAGGGCCTCGCTGTACCCGCGCAGCGCGGCCAGCGGTGTCCGCAACTCGTGCCCGACGTTTCCAATCAGGGCCGCCCGGTCCTGTTCCACCCGCTCCAGCGAACCGGCCATCACGTTGAAGTTGTGCGCGAGGCCCGCCAGTTCGTCCCGCCCGGTTTCAGGAAGTCGCCGGGCGTACTGGCCCGCCGCGAGCGCCTGGCTGCCGTCTGAGAGCAGCCGCACAGCCCGCACGATGCGCCGGGAGGTCAGGGAGGCGGTGAGTGCGGCGACGGCCACGGCGAAGGGCACTGCGGCCAGCAGGGCACTGTTGAGGGTGCGGCGCATGCCGCGTTCCAGGTCCGGGCGCAGGGCGCGGCCTTCCGGGCCAATCAGCGCCACCATCTGCTCCACGTGGTGCCGGTAGAAGCTGGGCGCGATGAGTTCCACCACCAGGAACAGCGCGCCCAGCGCGACCAGGATCACCAGCAGGTGCCCCAGGAAAAGCCGCGGGAAGAGCTTCACGCCTCCTCCCGGAAGCGGTACCCCACGCCGCGCACCGTCTCGATGAAGCGCGGCTGCTCCGGGTTCTCCCCCAGCTTGCGGCGCAACCCGGCCATGTGAACGTCCACCACCCGCTCCACGCCGGGAAAGTCGGCTCCCCATACCCGTTCGAGCAGGCGGTCCCGCGACCACACGAAGCCGGGATGGCGGGCCAGGGTGAGCAGCAGGTCGAACTCCAGCTTCGAGAGGCTGAGTTCCTGTCCGTCGAGGGTGGCGGTGCGGGTCCGCTCGTCCAGTTGCAGGCCGCCCGTCGACACGCTGTCCTGAATACGTGCCCGGCGCAGCAGCGCCCGCACGCGCGCCACGACTTCGCGGGGAGAGAAGGGCTTGGTGACGTAGTCGTCCGCGCCGACCTCCAGGCCGCGCAGCTTGTCCTCCTCCTCGCCCCGCGCGGTGAGCAGCAGGATCGGGAAGTCCGGATGGTCGCGGCGCTGCTGCCGCGCCAGGTCGAGGCCGCTCACCCCCGGCAGCATCCAGTCGAGGATGGCGAGGTCCGACTCGTTCAGGCGGGCCTGTCCGGTTAGCCCATCTTGTGCTTCCAGCACGGTGTGCCGCTCGGCTCGCAGGTAGACGCCCAGAATCTCCAGAATGGCAGGGTCGTCGTCGACGATCAGGATGCGGGCCATAACTCCCTTTCAGGGTAAAGGCCCCGCCGTGGGGGCGAGGCCGAGCGGAGGCCAGGTGTCAGCCGCGCCGGGCGAGCCACTGCCTATAGGCGTACATCTCGTCGGCCTGCGCCTGGATGATGTCGCGGGAGAGCTTCAGCACGCGGGGGTCGTTGCTCCTTTGCAGGGCCAGGCTCGCCATGTCCAGCGCCGAGGCGTGGTGGGGCAGCATCCCCTCCACGAAGGCCACGTCCGGATTCTTCGCGGTCTTCAGCGGCGTGACCATGCCCTTCATGCCGCTCGCCATCATGTCGCGCATGCCCGTGTTCATTCCGCCCAGGGGCTTCAGCCAGGCGGTCATGTCGTTGATCTCGCGGGTCTGGTCGCGGATGACGTTCGCCACCCAGCTCTTCACCTGCGTGTCCTTCACCCGGCCCTGCACGGCGCGGGCCATGTCCACCGCCCCCTGGTGGTGCGCGATCATCATGCTGAGGTAGGCGCGGTCGAAGGCCTTCCCACTCAACCCGGCGAGGCCGCCCATGTCGTTCATGCCCTGGGTCACCGGGGCGGCGGTGGTAGCGGGCTGGCCGTGCATGCTGTGGTCCATCTGCGCGAGCGCGGGCGTCGCCGCCAGGGTCAGGGCCGTGAGGGTACTCAGGAGGAGGCTCTTGCTCTTCATGGCCCGACGCTACCGGGCGTGTGTTCAGCTTGTGTAAAGGCTGCTCTGGGCGAGGGATTTCCGCTTGGCGCGGCTGAAAAGCAGCCGCCTTCATCCCTTCTTCAGCCCAGCGTTACAGAAGCTGAACACGGCCTTCTTACGGTGGACGGGTCCAGTTGCCCAGAAGCCCCCATTCCACCGAGGAGATCATCATGTCGCAAGCCACCCAGGCCATGCTCGCCACCCATCCCCAGCGGGAATCCGCCGCCTTCAACATGCAGGCCCTCACCGCTTGCATCGACGCCTGCTTCGAGTGCGCGCAGGTGTGCACTTCCTGCGCCGACGCCTGTCTGGGCGAGCGGGAGCACCTGATGCACCTCGTTCACTGCATTCGCCTGAACCTCGACTGTGCGGACGTGTGCGGGACGACGGGCCGGGTGCTGTCGCGGCTGACGCAGCCCGATCAGAACGTGCTGCGGACCCAACTGCAAGCCTGCGTGGCCGCCTGCCGCGCCTGCGGGGACGAGTGCGAGCGGCACGCCCGCGAGATGAACATGGAGCACTGCCGCATCTGTGCCGAGTCCTGCCGCCGTTGCCAGCAGGCCTGCCAGCAGTTGCTCGGTGGGATGAACGTGTGAAGAAGCTGACCCTGGCCCTCGCGCTGACCCTGCTCTTCGGCTACGCGGTCAGCAAGGGTGCCCTCGCGACCTTCACGAAGGTGCTGACGGCATCAAGCGGGGCAGCCGCGCCAACGCCGTCGCGCCGGGGCCAGGGGGGACGCTGATCCTGCCGGTGTCGATGCCGCCAGAGAAGGTGGCCGAGATCGGCAAGCAGGAATCCCCCATCGGGCGGCCTGCGCAGCCCGCCGAGATCGCCCCGGCCTTCGTGTTCCTGGCGTCTCAGGAGGCGAGCTATGTGAACGCGAGATTCTGGGGGTGACCGGGGGAAACCGCTGGGACAAGGCCAGCAAAAGCTGGTTACGGGGGCTCGCTTTTGATTCTGCCTGTTCCTGCCAGCCACCCCGGCGTTCGGGGGCATCCTCAGCCCGCAGTTTCATTGGAAAAAGCCCGCTACCATTCTTGCGGCCCGGGCAGCTTCCGAACCGCTGGAGAAGCTGGAAGCTGAAGCCAAACAGAAGCCATCCGCCAAACCGCCGCTCGGCGTGCCTTGGCGCCCACCTGAATCCATCGCACCCGGGGTCGTCTTTCCCGCCAGGGACGATGCCTACATGGTTTCGGGCGCCACCTATGACGTGACAGGTGGCGCCAGCGCGAACAACATGGTGAAGGCGCCGGTAATGCTGCGGTCGGAGCCGCAAGAACGAGGTTTGCTACCGCCGACCGTGACTTTGTGAAGCTCATTTCTCTGTACAGGCATTGAGATATCCTGGAACGGATGCGGCAGTCGCAAAGTCCATCTCTACATGATTCGGCCAAGGAATATTCATGACGGTCGAGAGCCAGGCCGTCGCCTCGAAGCTGTCGCGCGCGGCAATCTTTCTCGTGGCCACGCTGAACGAAGGCGAGGAGAGCCTGGACGCGGTGCGCGCGATGTGCGGCGATCTGGCCGGATTCGTGCGGGCGGTCGGCTTTCGCGATCTCGACGGCGGGTTGTCGTGCATCATGGGATTCGGCTCGCAGGCGTGGGACCGGCTGTTCGGCGCGCCCCGGCCCAAGGAGTTGCATCCCTTCCGCGAGATCAACGGGCGGCATCACGCAGTGGCGACGCCGGGCGATATCCTGTTCCACATCCGCGCGCGGAGCATGGACCTGTGCTTCGAGCTCGCGATGCAGATCACCGCGCGCCTGGGCGGTGCGATCACCGTGGTCGACGAGACGCACGGGTTCAAGTTCTTCGACCAGCGCGACATGACCGGCTTCGTCGACGGGACCGAGAACCCGGTCGGGCGGGAGAGCCTTGACGCGGTTCTGATCGGCGACGAGGATTCCGCCTTCGCGGGCGGCAGCTATGTGATCGTCCAGAAATATCTGCACGACCTCAAGGGCTGGAACGCGCTTCCGGTCGAGCGGCAGGAACTCATCATCGGCCGCAAGAAGCTGTCCGACATCGAGCTGGAGGCTTCGGTCAAGCCCTCCTGGGCGCACAACGCGCTGACCTCCATTACCGACGAGGAGGGCAACGAGCTCAAGATCGTGCGCGACAACATGCCCTTCGGCACAATCGGCAAGGGCGAGTTCGGCACCTATTTCATTGGCTATGCGCGCTCGCCGTCGCGGATCGAGCGGATGCTGGAGAACATGTTTGTCGGCAATCCCCCGGGCAATTACGACCACCTGCTCGATTTCAGCCGGGCGGTCACCGGCAGCCTGTTCTTCGTGCCGCCCGAGACATTCCTCGGCGCGGCTGGCCCCGCGGCGCAAAGCTCGGCGACGGCAAAGCCCGTATAACGATCATTGCTCAGGCTTCGCCGAGCAGCACGTCCCTCAGGACGACCGCATCGTTATGCTGTTCGTCATGCGCGCTGTAGACGAGCGTGACGACGCGGTTTCTGGCCAGGCTCCGGATGCGGTCGAGCGCGCCCGATTGCTGGACAAGCTCGGCGCGATAGCGGCGCTGGAATTCGGGCCAGCGCGCGGGATCGTGACCGAACCATTTGCGTAGCTCGGTGCTCGGCGCCACCTCTTTCATCCAGTCGTCGAGCGCGGCCTTTGTCTTGCTCACCCTGCGGGGCCACAGCCGGTCGACGAGAATTCGCACCCCATCGCCCGGCTCGGCAGGTTCGTAGGCGCGTTTCAGGCGAAGATGCGAAGCTGGAACGCTGGAGCCGTTCATGCAAAGGTCCGCGCCGCGAAGGGCTCGCCGAAGCTCAGACGACGCACCGCGACCGGAGAGGACTTCAACGGCGGCTGATGGCGGATCGGGTCGCGGGCATACCAGGTGTGCTGGTTGGCCGATTGCGTGCCGCGGCCGTAGTGGCCGGGCACGAACACCTCGCCCGGCCGCACGGAATCGAACACTATCGCCACGCCCTCCCAACGGCCGTGCGGCGAGGTGATCTCGACCATACCGCCGAGCCCGATTCCGAGCCCCGCCGCATCGAAGGTGGGGGCGGCGAACGCGGGAGGGCCAGGCAGGACAGGCGATTTGAGCAGCGAGCAGCCAGTTGACGCAGCCTTGCCCGGCGCGCGTGCCCCATTCCCTAGCCCGGATGCCCCGGAGCCCCCCCTTCGCCCGCGGCCTGACGTTCCGCGCTGCTCACTCCCCCCGCACGTGCGCCAGCATCAGCTCCGCCGTCGCTTTCAGCGCGTCCAGGTGGGTGCGTTCGTAGGCGTGGCTCGCGTCCACGCCGGGGCCGATCAGGGCGACGGGGTAGTCGCCGCCCGCGCGCCAGGCCGCCGTCCCGTCGCTGGCGTAGTAGGGGTAGAGGTCCACCTTCAGGTCCAGCCCCGCCCGCCGCGCCGCCGCGCGCAGGCGGTTGCCGAGCGCGTGGTCGTACGGCCCGCCGCTGTCGGCCACGCAGAGGGTGACGTGATGCTCGCTGCTGGTCTGCCCTTCCCCGACGGCGGCCATGTCCACGGCGATCAGTTCGTCGGTGTGCGGCGGAATGCCGGTCGCGGCCCCGTGCCCCACCTCCTCGTAGGTGGTCACGTGGAAGGCGGCGGTGTGGGCGGGGGGCTGACCGAGGAGCGCGCGGGTCACGCCCAGGAACACGGCGACAGCGGCCTTGTTGTCGAGGTGGCGGCTCTTGAGGTAGCCAGCGCCGGTCAAGGTGGCGCGGGGATCGAAGCTCACGAAGTCGCCCACCTCGATCCCCAGCGCCCGCGTCTCGCCGTCGCTGACAGTGGGGGCGTCCGGGCGGACTTCCATCACGGCCTGCTCGCGCCGGAGTTCGCGCAGGGCCGGGCCGTGAACGTGGGTGCTCTGGTGCGTGTTCACGACGGTCCCGGTGATGACCTCGCCGCGCTGGGTATGAACCTGCACATACTCGCCCTCGATGGTGGCCCAGTCGTAGCCGCCCAGCATGGCGAGGCGCAGCCGCCCGTTCTCCTTGATCTCCTTCACCATCGCGCCGAGGGTATCCACGTGGCCGCTGAAGGTCGTGTGCGGCTGGCCAGGCGTCCCCGCGATTTCCCAGGTCAGCGCGCCCTTCTTGCTGCGGCGGTGCGGCACCCCCAGCGCGTCCAGTTCCCCTTCCAGCAGGCGCACGGCGGCCTCGGTGAACCCGGTGGGGCTGGGGGTGTTCAGCAGGCGCAGGAGGAGGTCGGTGGTGGAGGGCAGGTCGAACGCTCCGGGCCGTGCGGCGGGGATCAGGGCAGGCGGGACGGTCATGGCGGGATGATACGCCCCCGACTTGACCCTCCCCCTGGGGCAGACCGCAGACTGCTCCTACCTATAGGACTGGACCTCCGGGGGTGGTCAGCATGACGGACACGGAAGCAACCCTCACCATCGGCGCCTTCTCGCGCGCCTCGCGCCTGAGCCTCAAGGCCCTGCGGCTGTACGACGACCTGGGCCTGCTCCCGCCCGCCCGCGTGGACGAGGGGACAGGTTATCGCTACTACACCCCTTCCCAACTGGGCACGGCGCACCTGATCGGCCTGCTGCGGCAACTCGACCTGCCGCTGAGTGAGGTGCGGGCGGTGCTGGACACCCCCGCGCAGACCCGGGCTTCGCAACTCACGCAACTCTGGGCGCGGGTCGAGCGGGAACACGGACGGCGCCGGGGCGTGGCGCAGTACCTCATCGAGAAACTGCAAGGAGAGACGGACATGACCGACCACTTCGACGTTCAGCAACGCCTTGTGCCCGCCCAGCGCGTGGCGACCCTCACCCGGCGGCTCTACGTGGCCGACCTGACAGACTTCATCGGGGAGGCGGGCGGCAGGCTACACGCCTTGACGGGAGCGCAGACGGCGGGAGCTACCTTCGTGATCTACCACGGTGAGGTCAACGCCGACAGCGACGGCCCGGTGGAAGTCTGCGTGCCCTTCACGGGAAGCCTGACCGTCCCGGACGACGTGACGGTGCGCGAGGAACCCGCCCACCACGAGGCGTATGTGACCCTGACCCGGGCGCAGTTCGTGTTCCCCGACATCCTGCGGGCCTACGACGCCACCTGCGAGTATGCGAAGGCACACGGCACGCCGGGCGAGTTGTCCCCCCGCGAGGTGTACCCGGTCGCCTGGGACGGGCTGAGTGACAACGACCCGGCGGGGGACGTGGCCTGGCCCTTCGTGCCGCGCGGCTGAACGTCCCTCCCCTCCCCGCCCCCGGTCCACGCCCGCCGGGGGCGTTACCCTGCCGCCATGAGCTACGCCGACACCCTGGGAATGCACGTGCTGGAGGCCACCCCCGAACGCACCCGCGTCACGCTGACTGTCACTCCGGGCGGCCTGAACATGCACGGCACCGCGCACGGCGGTCTGCTGTTCAGCCTGGCGGACGAGGCCTTCGCGGTCATCAGCAATCTGGAGGCGCAGGCGGTGGCGGTCGAGACACACCTGAGCTTCTTCCGCGCCGCACGGGAGGGGAATGAACTGGTGGCCGTCGCCACGCCCGAGCGCGTGGGCCGCACGCTGGCGACCTACCGGGTGGAGGTGCGGCGCGGGGAGGAGGGGGAGGTGCTGGCGCTGTTTCTGGGGACGGTGGCGAGGCGGGAGCAACGACAGGAAGCTGGACGATCTTGACTTATTTCACCAGTTAAATGTTTACTGGGGAACAAGGAGGCCCTATGATTGTCCGCCCTTCCCTGTTTCCCCTGGCGCTCGCGGTGTTGGCGGGAAGCTTTCTGCCCGTCCAGTTTGCCGTGAACGGCGCGCTGGCGGGACAACTTCATTCGGTGACCCTGACCGCCGCCGTGTCCTACGGCATGGGGACGCTGGGGCTGATGTCGCTGCTGGTCCTGGGCCGGACCCGACCCGCCTGGGCGTCGGCCCGGCAGGCGCCGCGCTGGGTCTGGCTGGGCGGGGTGGTCGGGAGTGCCTACGTGGTGGGCAGCGTGCTGCTGACGCGGGCGCTCGGCGCGGCCCTGGCAACGACGCTGGTGATCGCCGCCCAGGTCGTGACGGCGATCCTGCTCGACCACCTGGGTGTCCTGGGCCTGAAACGGCGGCGGGTGAACCGGGCACGTGCTGCTGCGCTGGCGCTGGTCCTCGCGGCGCTCGGCGTGCGGCTGTGGGGGGCGGCGTGAACCTCGCGGTACTGCTGGGCACGCTGGGGGCGGGGGTGGGGCTGGCGGCGGGCCTCGCCTTCAGCGTGCGGCTGTCCGGCGCGCTGGGCAGCCCGCTGGCGGCCACGCTGGTGAATTTTCTGGTAGGCGGCGTGTTGATGGTCGTGCTGTGGGGCCTTGGCCTGGACGGGGCGCGGCCCGCGCAGTTCCCCGCCGCGTGGATGCTGACCGGCGGGCTGCTGGGTGCGGCCTACGTGACCCTCAGCCTGCTGGTGGCCGCGCGGCTCGGCGTGGGCTTCAGCACCGTCGCCGTGACGCTGGGGCAACTGCTGGGGGCGCTGGTGATCCCGGCCCTGGGCTGGCTGGGCCAGACGCGGCAGGCGCCCACGCCGGGCGGCCTCCTCAGCGCCGCCCTCCTGGCCGTGGCGGTGGCCCTGCTGGCCTCGGACCGGCAGCAAGGCGAGGCCACGGGCGCTGAAACCCGTTAAAAGGTAAGGGATGAAGACGCCACGGCTGGAACTGGAGCAGATCGAACGGGATTGGCGCGCCGCCAGGCCGGACGTGAACCCGGACCCGATGTTGACCGTGATCGCCGTACAGCGGGCCAGTCACGCCCTCCAGACGGCGCTGGAAGCCTTTTTCGCGCGGCACGACCTGACGCCCTCGGCCTTCGATGTCCTGGCAACGCTGCGCCGCTCCTCTCCCCCGGAGGGTCTGACCCTGGGGGAACTCGCCCAGCGGATGGCGATCACGCCGCCCGCCGTGACCAAGCGCGTGGACGGGCTGGAGCGCCGGGGCTGGGTGGTCCGGCAGGCCGACGCCGGGGACCGCCGCACGGTGCGGGCGGCCCTGACCCCCCGGGGCCGGGAGGCCGTGGACCACCTCCTGGCCGACCACGTGGCGCACGAGGAGGCGTTGCTGCGTGACCTGACGCCGGGCGAGCGGGCCACCTTACGGGCACTCCTGGGTCGCCTTCCCGCCCAGCCCGAACAAGAATGAAGGCACACAGGACCTCCAGCTTTGTGTTATGTTATTTACGTAAGGAGGCATGATGCTACATATCGAATTCATCACCGACCTGGGCGCGAAGGTCAGCGTGGACGTGGAGAGCGCCGACAAGCTGCTGGACGTGCAGCGCCAGTACGGGCGGCTGGGCTGGACCAGCGGCGAGATTCCGGTGGGCGGTTACCAGTTCCCGCTGGAGAACGAACCCGACTTCGACTGGTCGCTGATCGGCGCGCGCAAGTGGACCAACCCGGAGGGCGAGGAGATGGTCCTGCACCGGGGCCACGCCTACCGCCGCCGCGAACTGGAGGCGGTGGACAGCCGCAAGATGAAGCTCCCCGCCGCCGTCAAGTACAGCCGGGGCGCCAAGAACACCGACCCCGACCACGTGCGCGAGAAGGCCGACGGCGAATTCGAGTATGTGACGCTGGCGATCTTCCGCGGCGGCAAGCGTCAGGAACGTTACGCCATCCCCGGCGGCAACCGCGCCCCCGCGCAGGCGAGTGCCCCGGCACGCCCGGCGGCACGTCCCCAGAATGGTCGGCCCGCCGCTGTCGCGGTTCAGGAAGAGGAAACGCCGTTCTAAGGGTGAGGGGTCAGTGGGAAGAAACCCCTCCACTCACCACTCACCACTGACCACTTCCTGCCCCTCAATCACCCCCCGCACGTCGGCAGGCTGCCAGCCCTCGGGTTTGAGCAGCTTGCCGTCGGCGCGTCTGGGGCCGCCGAGCTTGCTCAAGTTCGCTCGGTGGACTTCGGCAAACACAGCGTCGGCGTCGATGCCAAGAGCGTCCAGAGCGCCGTAAGTCACGTACAGCAGATCCGCGAGTTCGTGGGCGAGGGGCGCGAGGTCGGCGGGGGGGATGCTCTCACCCGCTTGCAGGCGGGCCTCCAGGCGGGTCCATTCCTCCTCGACCTCCTGCACTTCCTCGCGGATCAGGGTGCGGCGCAGGGTCAGCAGGGGGAGGTCGGGCACGGTGGGGCGTTCCGGCGAGGCCAGGCCCAGGGCGCGGTGAAACTCGCGCAGGCGGGCGCCGTTGCTGTGGGGAGGCTCGGACATGGCCGGATGCTAGAGCAAGGGCTGACCCCCCAAAGCGAAAGGGAGCCAGTGACGGCTCCCTTCGGCTTGAGGTGCGGGTGGCGGGCCTCGAACCCACCTTGCGGCCTACTTCCGGCCCGCTCGCACGCCCGTTGTTGAGGAGGTGGGCGTCTCCCTCCGCCCAGGAGCCTTGACCCCCGGCGACGAAGCGAAGTATGCGCCCCCCGTGTCAGCTTTATATGTGCCGTCTGGCGGGGGAGCCTTAAGACAAGTGACGTAACGGGCACACCGAGCGCACAACCACCCTTATGAATATTCATCTGCATATCCCCCACGTCGGGAAGCGCATCATATTCTTGCAAGGCTGAGGCATAGCGGCTTTTCGGCCCTACTCTGGAGGCCATGAACGTGAATATTCTGGGGATTCCGATGGACCTGGGCGCCGGGCGGCGCGGCGTGGACATGGGGCCTTCGGCCCTGCGGAACGCACATCTGGCGGCCCGGCTGCGCGACCTGGGGCATACGGTCCGTGACCTGGGGGACGTGGATGTCGCCCTGCCGGAGACGCTCGACAAGCACGCGGGGGCGGGGCTGGTGTTTCTCGACCCCATTCTGGAAGCCTGCCGCGCGACGGCCGAGCAGCTCGCCGCACTGCCGGGAGACGTGTTTCCGATCACGCTGGGCGGGGACCACTCGGTCAGCATGGGCACCGTGACTGGCAACGCGCTGCGCGGGAACCCGGCGGGCGACCGCACCGGCCTGATCTGGGTGGACGCCCACACCGACTACAACACGCCCGAGAGCAGCCCCAGCGGCAACATCCACGGGATGCCCGTCGCGCACCTCACCGGGCTGGGGGACGCGGACCTTGCCGGGCTGGGTGGCGGCTGGTCCTTGCGGCCCGAGGACATCGTGATGATCGGCATTCGCAGTGTGGACGCCTTCGAGCGCGACCTGCTGCGCGAGGCCGGAATCAAGGCTTACACCATGAAGGAGGTGGACCAGCTCGGCATCACCCGCATCACCGAGGAGACGCTGGAGCGCCTGGGGGACGTGCGGCGGCTGCACGTGTCCTTCGACGCCGACGCCCTCGACCCGACCGTCGCGCCCGGCGTGGGCACGCCCGTTCCCGGCGGCCTGACCTACCGCGAGGGTCACCTCCTGATGGAACTGCTGTGCGAATCGAACCGGGTGACCAGCCTGGATATCGTGGAGGTGAACCCGGTGCTCGACACCCGCAACCAGACCGCCGAGGTGATGGTGGGCATGGCGGCGAGCCTGCTGGGGCAGCGCATTCTGTAGGCCCAGAATTGCGACCCAGCAGGCATTTGTGGCCCACCAAGTTCCCATCCGCCCGGAGCAGAATGGGAAGACCCATGAACGCCAATCCGCGCCGCATTCCGGCTTCCCGCCAGCCGGTCCGCCGTGTCTCCGCGCTGCTCGCCGCCGCGACCCTGCTCACGTCCGGGCTGTTCGGCTCCGCCACCCTCGCCCAGTCCAGCCTGCCCCA
The window above is part of the Deinococcus metallilatus genome. Proteins encoded here:
- a CDS encoding single-stranded DNA-binding protein → MLHIEFITDLGAKVSVDVESADKLLDVQRQYGRLGWTSGEIPVGGYQFPLENEPDFDWSLIGARKWTNPEGEEMVLHRGHAYRRRELEAVDSRKMKLPAAVKYSRGAKNTDPDHVREKADGEFEYVTLAIFRGGKRQERYAIPGGNRAPAQASAPARPAARPQNGRPAAVAVQEEETPF
- the rocF gene encoding arginase — protein: MNVNILGIPMDLGAGRRGVDMGPSALRNAHLAARLRDLGHTVRDLGDVDVALPETLDKHAGAGLVFLDPILEACRATAEQLAALPGDVFPITLGGDHSVSMGTVTGNALRGNPAGDRTGLIWVDAHTDYNTPESSPSGNIHGMPVAHLTGLGDADLAGLGGGWSLRPEDIVMIGIRSVDAFERDLLREAGIKAYTMKEVDQLGITRITEETLERLGDVRRLHVSFDADALDPTVAPGVGTPVPGGLTYREGHLLMELLCESNRVTSLDIVEVNPVLDTRNQTAEVMVGMAASLLGQRIL